From Desulfurobacterium indicum, a single genomic window includes:
- a CDS encoding sulfide-dependent adenosine diphosphate thiazole synthase, which produces MENLSEVKISKAIIERFTEKLLSNLEVDVAIVGGGPSGLVAAYYLAKEGLKVSLFERKLSIGGGMWAGAMFFNEIVVQEMGREILDEFSVSYRKYDEGYYTADAVEAVTTIASKAMKAGAKIFNGVTAEDVVLKKVNGQYRVCGLVINWSTVDMTGLMVDPLVVTSNYVIDATGHDATIVSTLQKKAGIRLDTETGCVVGEKPLWASVGEEDTVKNSREVFPGIYVSGMAANATCGSHRMGPVFGGMLMSGKKIAMEIAQKLKS; this is translated from the coding sequence ATGGAAAACCTCAGTGAGGTAAAAATTTCAAAAGCAATCATTGAGAGATTCACCGAAAAGCTTCTCTCAAACCTTGAAGTTGACGTTGCAATTGTAGGCGGTGGACCTTCAGGTCTTGTGGCCGCATACTACCTTGCAAAGGAAGGACTTAAAGTATCTCTTTTTGAAAGGAAACTCTCCATCGGTGGCGGAATGTGGGCCGGCGCTATGTTCTTCAACGAAATAGTTGTCCAGGAAATGGGAAGAGAAATACTCGATGAATTCAGCGTTTCATACAGGAAATACGACGAAGGATACTACACTGCTGACGCCGTTGAAGCAGTAACAACAATAGCATCAAAAGCGATGAAAGCCGGAGCAAAAATATTCAATGGTGTAACAGCAGAAGATGTTGTGCTCAAAAAAGTAAATGGTCAGTATAGAGTTTGCGGCCTCGTTATAAATTGGAGCACCGTTGATATGACAGGACTGATGGTTGACCCATTAGTTGTTACATCAAATTATGTCATAGACGCTACAGGACATGACGCAACAATTGTTTCTACATTGCAAAAAAAGGCCGGGATAAGACTTGATACAGAAACAGGATGCGTGGTCGGTGAAAAACCGCTCTGGGCTTCTGTAGGTGAAGAAGATACTGTCAAAAACAGCAGGGAAGTATTCCCGGGCATCTATGTGAGCGGTATGGCAGCAAATGCAACCTGCGGTTCTCACAGAATGGGCCCCGTTTTTGGAGGTATGCTCATGTCCGGGAAAAAGATAGCAATGGAAATAGCTCAAAAGCTTAAATCTTAA
- the hpf gene encoding ribosome hibernation-promoting factor, HPF/YfiA family yields MMATLKLNLIGKDLELTDALKSIIEEKFSRLEKYLGGGKKEVFADVIVSKEKYRASVEIVIYNIFDHTIRIKKETDDLYTSIDEVVDAAEKQLRRLKEKVQKARRNNKEGIKEFSLIEEETVEKPIRIIEVEPELYKPITVEDAAVKLLSSNREFVVFCDASTRKAAVLYKRKDGNLGLIEIPSCR; encoded by the coding sequence ATGATGGCAACTCTCAAGCTAAACCTCATCGGAAAAGACTTGGAGCTTACAGATGCTTTAAAGTCCATTATTGAGGAAAAATTCAGCCGTCTTGAAAAATATCTTGGAGGCGGGAAAAAAGAAGTATTTGCTGATGTAATCGTTTCAAAGGAAAAATACAGAGCCTCTGTTGAAATAGTAATATACAACATTTTTGATCATACAATCAGAATCAAAAAAGAGACTGATGATTTATACACATCAATAGATGAAGTTGTTGATGCAGCCGAAAAACAGCTCAGGAGATTGAAAGAAAAAGTCCAGAAAGCAAGAAGAAACAACAAAGAAGGCATCAAAGAATTCTCCCTGATAGAAGAAGAGACAGTAGAAAAACCTATAAGAATTATTGAAGTCGAACCGGAACTTTATAAGCCTATAACCGTTGAAGATGCAGCAGTAAAACTCCTCAGTTCTAACAGAGAATTTGTTGTATTCTGTGACGCTTCTACAAGAAAAGCGGCAGTTCTTTATAAAAGAAAAGATGGAAATTTAGGACTTATAGAAATTCCTTCCTGCAGGTGA
- a CDS encoding DUF814 domain-containing protein encodes MKKVFLLFSGGLDSIIAARLLKLRGFEVEAVHFKTPFFGKEEGELKELADRIGVELKVFDITDEFLPILKNPPHGYGKNANPCIDCKALMLKKLKEIAGGGIIATGEVVGQRPMSQRAQALRLIEKIAGLEGRVLRPLSGKLLPPTVYEENGFIKRDWLLNLQGRSRKRYPEIVKSLGIDADLPTPAGGCLLTQPAFAKKVKDLIKHGHLTKEDIVLLKIGRHFRLFDGKLVVGRNREENLFLKNFAKGEDILFYTVDVPGPAAILRHSFSPEDVELASRIVAGYSDGKNRDAVLVAVERNGKREEIKIEPLLNFDSYRVT; translated from the coding sequence GTGAAAAAAGTTTTTCTCCTGTTTTCCGGTGGTCTTGACAGCATCATTGCCGCAAGATTGCTGAAACTTAGAGGATTTGAAGTTGAGGCTGTTCACTTTAAAACACCCTTTTTTGGAAAAGAAGAGGGTGAATTAAAAGAGCTTGCCGATAGAATAGGTGTTGAACTTAAGGTTTTTGACATTACAGATGAGTTTTTACCCATTTTAAAAAATCCGCCTCACGGCTACGGAAAGAACGCCAATCCCTGTATTGATTGTAAGGCTTTAATGCTCAAGAAGTTAAAAGAGATTGCGGGCGGTGGGATAATTGCAACAGGTGAAGTTGTAGGTCAGCGTCCAATGTCACAGAGAGCTCAAGCTCTGCGACTTATAGAGAAAATAGCGGGACTTGAAGGACGGGTTCTTAGGCCTCTTTCTGGAAAGCTTTTACCACCTACGGTTTATGAAGAAAATGGATTTATAAAGAGAGATTGGCTTTTAAATCTTCAAGGGCGTTCAAGGAAAAGGTATCCTGAGATTGTAAAGTCTCTTGGGATAGATGCTGATTTGCCTACACCTGCAGGTGGATGTCTTTTAACTCAACCTGCTTTTGCAAAAAAGGTAAAAGATTTAATTAAGCATGGCCATCTTACGAAAGAAGACATTGTACTTTTAAAAATAGGCAGACATTTTAGACTTTTTGATGGTAAACTTGTTGTCGGAAGAAACAGAGAGGAGAACCTTTTTCTTAAAAATTTTGCGAAAGGTGAGGATATTCTATTTTACACGGTTGACGTTCCAGGTCCTGCTGCTATTTTAAGACACTCTTTTTCGCCTGAAGATGTTGAACTTGCTTCAAGAATAGTGGCAGGATATTCTGACGGCAAAAACAGAGACGCTGTTCTTGTTGCGGTTGAAAGGAATGGAAAAAGGGAAGAAATTAAAATTGAACCCCTGTTAAATTTTGATTCTTACAGGGTAACCTGA